AAGATTGATGGTTAATTTATGTTCCCATTTGGCAAACAGGGGATGTAGCATTACCAGGTGGGAAAGTGGAGGAAGGAGATGCAGATGACTCTACTACTGCCTTAAGAGAAGCCAAGGAAGAGATTGGCTTGGAACCTAATCTAGTTCAAGTTGTTGCCACTTTGGAGACTTTTATTTCCCAGGTTCTGTGATTCTCACTCTTTCCCATTtggtattttattttacatttctcATGTTCAATACAagctaattactattttaatatGGCTGCAGCACTTGCTCAAGGTCGTCCCTGTGGTAGGCCTACTTGCTAGGAAAGGAGATTTCAAACCTTCACTCAACATTGATGAAGTTGATGCTATTTTTGATGTTCCACTAGAGATGTTTCTCAAGGTTTTTATAAACTCTCATTAATCTTGTACTTCCTACTTGATCTTGGGTCATTAACTTTTAGGGTTTGACTTATGTCTAATGCTTTGGAGCACTAGATAGGACCCAGTGACAATATGTGTTAAGATTGTGTCTTAAACAATTATCTAGTATACTGGACAAAAGTTTTATTCTAACTTTTGTGTGAAGAGCATAGTATACCACTAGTAACAGTGTCAAATAGGTCATACAAGCCTTATACAAGAATAAAGGCAAGAATAAATTagacactctctctctctctctcttttttttttttttgagaatactaaatatttttaacacacacactcggggagaggggagaaggtcttaaagaaacttacagtggtgtatatccaaaagggcctaactcttGAATATACAGCATAGACTTTAAACttctttaactcacactcattttccaatgaGGGATTTAcccattgttttttcttttgagaatactaaatatttttaacacattctctctctctctctttcacataCCCATTGAAGAGTGTATATAGCAACATAACCCTAGGCTTATAGTAGTATAGGTAGGAATGTAGGATTCTTTTTAATAGTTGAAAAAAATTAGGATCTTGAGGCTAGTTACTTTCTATTCAATCAGATAAACTTTCCAAATGTATGATTCCATAGTCCCAAGTGTTAATGGTGACTCAAACCTGAGCGCTAATGGCAAGGAGAACAAAGATCAACCACATGACCTCCACCTAGGATTGTTTACTTGGATTCCGAGTACAATCTAGACAAGGAAATTCAATGGATTTGGACCTTGATTAGAATGATATGATAGGCTTGGGCTTGTATCCATATCTTTAAAACTATTCACTACATTAGAAATTTACTCCAACCAATTGCATGTAGATTCTCCACATGAAGCTAAAATGTTCCTCACACGTGTTCACATTCTTATACAAAgggattataaatttataatttttttagagttattAGGGTAATTTTATTGtggaattttttcaattctatttTTCTGTAAAATGTGTGAATATAATTTTGGTGcacgtgcacacacacacatatatatagacatTCATTAGTACaatacaatattattttgtttttatttatatattatattaatgatatgcatttttttttagaatactaaatatttttaacacacgcACAGGGAGAAGGAAAGtcttaaaaaaacttataatgGCGTATATTCAAAATGACTTAACTCTTAGATACACAACACacaaactatgaaaaaaaaattaatacactaaTTACACAATAAATgaatagattttaaaaattctaaatacTATACCAACCACCAAAATATCCAATTCCCACTAAAGCTTTTCTTTATACATGAACGTGACCCCACCATGGGGGACTGTAGGTATGTGTGCTATCTATCTTAATGATGAGTACTTCATTGCCTTGATCACCAGGGGCGGAGCCACGTAGAGGCTTGGGGGGGCCGCggcccctgcaaaaaaaaaaaaaaaattccactagactatgaagaaaaaataaatgggcCCCCTCAACATTGGACAATCGGCCCCCCCTCCCCACTTCTCAACTATCCTCCCAGCCCAGCCCCAGCTTTAACACcctcagaaagaaaaaaaaaaattcatttgttctactttcaagcgaaaaaaaaaaaaaaaaaagcccaaataaaaattttgaactaaaatctaaaaaaaaaaagatgtaacaGGACAAGCCCACCATGGAAAAAAAAGCCCATCATCAATCTTAAACAACATATTAGGAAcccaatcaaaagaaaaaaaaaacaaggtaaAGTGTAGAAAACCTACggaatctcaaaaaaaataataataataataaaaataaaataaaaaataagaaatcaaaacccaataTACGCGAATACAACCTAACCTAAAAAAACCAGAGCATGGGCAACAGATTCATCAAGTAAAGCAAAaccatttatcaaaaaaaaaaaaaaaaaaaaagcaaaaccagAACAGCTCAACGACAACAACCAACGGCAACGGAAACCTCAGGTCCTCTGCAAAAGCGACTCAGCAACGCTACAACAGCCATACCCAGAGCAGTCGACGGTGAGATCAGAGATTCCGTTGCGCAGATCGGAGATTGGCGACACCGTGACGGCGAGATCGGGATAAGAACCTCAGGCAACATCAAGGTATTTCAGTTctgtctctttttctttatctcatCTCTGCTCTGAGCCTCACTGAGAGCGGCgttccctctctctttttcttttatctcatCTCTGCTCTGCCTTGTCACTGTGactatttttttgtcttttgaaatctctctttttctttgctctGACTTAGACTTAGGCTTTCCTCTGGTTCTCTTTTGGCTAAATTGGCTTTTTGtgtaagtgtatatatgtaaaTATGTAATTGTGTATTTCTGTACTTAAAAGCAACACCCAGAACAACACATtattaaaagacaaaataaaaaaaataaaaaatgaactacGTTAGACAGTGGGTTGAATCATGATGCAGTGTACTTGTATTTTTTACATTGTGCAAAACTAACAGTGAGGTGTGTACTAGGTTACTAGTGgttagtaaagaaaaataattaaacaattaaataaaaataattaataattttattaatatttcaaatgaatttataatttattgtttattattttgctagttattattaacaaatatttGACAAAGAAACCATGTacctaagatttattttttgtgaaaaattcattttcatCTTCTAAGCAGATTTGTATTAACTTTAACTTAGAAAATCTTCGTTCAAATAtgaatttgtgtgttttttggtttttgtttgcgtcaatatatgaatttcttttttttattaaactgtGTAAGGAATACCTTAGAAAAATTTCCTAAAGTCGCCACTAGTTTTAGGTactccaaataaaacaaaaagctGTTGGCCCACTTCATTTATTGTtacgctaaacaacaataatcaaagctatataattaaattaaccaatacataataaaagacaaattaattaaattatttttgtttttgtttgaggggttattattaattaaaatcgtattaaaaatgggttgactgtttaaattatagtgaaaattttgttttttcctaagtatgaataacattcatataactaagtaaaaatttctaattaaaattttattttttaaagttattttcaggttaatttttgagtcatattcttaaaactaaaagaattatgaacaaatgaaaaacaattgatgcattatttaagaaaaaagatgttagcaattcagaaattaggaCACGGTGGCTGtaaaaacaaatgttgataTTTTAATGCCTTATGAATACCCCTCCAAATGTTTAAGAATTCAATCTAAAGAGATAGATCGTGATCTAGgatcacgtaaacaaatatgtgaattccctatcaacaaacaagatgaaatccgatgagtttatttcaaaaaatgtccATATCAACTTAAAAATATAGACTATCCATACAGTAATGATACTCATCGTCATCGATTTCAACCTTCGAATTGGCCCCCCCATGTACAAattcctggctacgcccctgtTGATCACAAGCTGTAAATGttgacttttattttacaaaatgttgtATTCCTATGTTTTGTAGGAAGATAATCATAGATGTGAAGAAATGGAGTGGATGGGTGAGAAATacaatcttcatctttttgATTTCAAATCAGAGCAAGGGGTTTTTCTCATATGGGGTTTAACAGTAAGCATTCTTATTCATGCCGCATCTGTAATCTACCAGCGGTCTCCATTTTTCAAAGGGCACCTCCCTGACTTTCAACAGTTGCAAAGATCACTGCATCATATTCTAGCATAACATGTACATATATGTGTTGCAGTATAATATGCATGTCACTTAAAAAGTGATACTGGAAATGCAGTAAGCGAGAAGGTATTTCATATATATTGTTAGATATATTATGACTTAAATCATGAATTGTAGGCTTATGTACCTATAGAACAAACATATTAATCTCAGGTTAGTTTATAGTTAGCCTAGGGTTAGTCAAATATACTCTGAAATATAAACTCTACATTgagttcattgtaacacaagtACTTAATATAATATGTAGTTGTCAATGACTTTCTTATTGTGGATGTAGGTCATTAGGTAGAACCACGTAAATCTTTGTGTGTGGTCGAACCAGTTAAACTTTTGTGtgtgcttttctttttcatacTTATTTGCTCATCATCCAATCATCACACACAATCATACAACAACTTTCAcaaataaaatgttttcaaattcCCTTCCATAGCTTGTAGATCCAAGGGCGTAGCTAGGAATAATTACTTGGGGGGGCCGGGTTGTAGTAGAGGTATACTAAAATATAATTCAACCAATTTTCATGTGATTCAAACCACGAAAATTGAAAACTACGACGATAATTTTTTGGTCCTTTGTATGGATACTCTATGTTTCTAGGTTGATATGGACCTGTTATGAGATAAGCAATTTGAATTTCATCTTGTTCGTTAATAggaaattcatatatttatttacatgATCCTGGATCATGGTCTATCCCTTTagattgaattcttgaacatttggaggGACGCTCATCAGACATTGAAGTATAAACATATGTTTCTACAGATTACCTAAGTTTTGAATGACATacaactttttcttaaaaaatgcaTTGATTTTTTGTCATTTGCTCATTATTTGGCACCTAATTTCaatcccccccaccccccccccccccaaaaaaaatttcaaaaaatgataaactaaCTTGGAAGAgagatataataaattattatataaaattcattCTTACACAGTCTCATGGCCCTCACCCGACCCGGACCCACTCAAGAGACAAACAACACAAAAGCCAAAAAGGCTGAGTCATAGAGTCAGTGGGTCAAGAATAAAGAATccaataacaataaacacaaaaacataaagtcaaataaatataaattgcTTTACTGGCAAAAAATATCACATACACATACTTGATATTTCTATTATGCTATTTAGTATTTAGTTTTAGttatagagaaaaagagagagaattgagaTAAGAATGATTGAATGAGATACCTTGAGGAATTGAGGTGAGGGCTTTAGGATTTGAGGTTGAGCGATGAAGGCTAGGTCAGCTCAGCGGCTAGTGGAGCTACAGTGTCACGATGAGCTGGAGAGGCGTAACTGAATGACGTGAGGACTGAGAATTCAGGCAGCATGAATTGGGGCCATCAAGCAAAGCGTAGAGCGTGACTGCGTGCAGACTAGGAATTTAGGCAGAGGCGTGAGGTGATGACTGAAGAGTTTGCTTTGTTTGATTAGGATTAGGGATTTCAAATTTGAGGTTGAGCTGGGCTGGAAGTACCTTTAGTTTAGAGGAGAAGAATTTTGTATGATTAAGGATTTTGGGCTGGCTGGCTGGGTTGAATGTGgacaaatatttttgttttatttgaagtTGTATTGGATTGGttgttgaaaataaattttttttgggggggggggggagatttAATTCTTGGAGGGGCCCAcgtctttttttaatatactcttaagggaaaatttaaaaattttggggaggCCAAAGTAGCTCCGCCTCTGTATAGATCCAAATTAAATATGAAGTCTACACACTGTAAAAGAAATGATACATATATTTATGGATGAGTTAATTTATTTCTCAAGTTCAGCCCTAATCACTCtcataagaaaataataatatatagttCATTGTAACAATTCTTCCACATAATTATAATGTATCTGCAAGGAAATTTGCAAAGATAAAATGATTTTATGAGAAATAAATCAATTAACCATCGTTTGGTCCCTTCAAAATTTGACCAAATTGTTTAGAAATATAATTTAATCATGCAGTTTTCAACAACTCTTGCTGAAGAGAAGGCGTCTTTCCTAGCTAATTAAGGATTGAAATAGCgttatctttataaaaaaaaaaaaaatagcattatcTTGTATGGAAGAACATTCGactaaaaattgattgttaATAAAGTCAGTCAAAAGTATGAGCCGCATGGATGATAAGCAAACGTACAAATTTCCATTCCACATGTTCCGTAGTAGTATACTACCCGGGGAAACTGGAAACCCATCAACCAAAAGCAACTTCATTTATAAAGGCAATTATCATAATTAAAGgcaattatttaaacaataaatatgaaaaatggaatagaaaacataattatcatttataaaggcaattattttttttccataagcatttttggtaaaaaattaaataatgcaTATGGAAAGTCTCAAATTTTCCACAAACCTATATTGTAGTCCAAAAGTCCTCCATTCAGGCTTGCTATTATGCCACCACATTGAATTGGATGAGAATATATGTATTTGTGAGAGTTGCTGAAATCATAAATACATCTGAATCATAAATACTTCTGAATCATAAAtacatttttctctttccttatatatttatatatgttctcTTTTTATAACTATGGGCACTTTtagtagactgtaatagacactgtaatgtaataattattcctatggtttagctattcaatagtttagttatgtttttattatagggAATAGTCATTCTTTATGAATAGtcattctttaaaatgagaaataactattcctctctaaaagggttgtaatagttattccttagtagatttaataatttctaacattaatatatttccaaataaataaagtttccatatccacctaacaattatggaaataaaaaatcatcaaaaaataactcatctttctaaaatttaaaatatattattttctaggaaatatatttgtatgaatgagatatttcttaaaatagatcataagttttattctaatgttactactcacaaccaaactaatgaataagtTTAGTTATTCTATTACAACACCTTTTATTCCTGGTAATAAAGATTATCATTCCTGTTGTAAtccacattcagtgtaccaaacataccctatatgtttgttttttatatcTACTATCAAaggtacctctctctctctctctctctctctctctctcatattttgatttctatataatcttgatttttgatttattttaatgCATGTGTTTAATAGATTGCTTTCTTTGTATATGATAAGGTTGAACGATCATGTTGTTAAAGattgattattattttctaCTGTTCTTAAACTTTGgtgttttgattgttttattTAGATTAATCTTTTTGGGCGTGATGCAAGTGTGCAATCACCTCGATCTTCATTCTACGGAGAACAAGAGCCGtaattttcttgatcttcatgcTTGATGGTTGATCCACCACTAAGCATAATGGCCTGAAGTTCACTTCAGAGAAATAAGAAAAGATTTTGACATTaagaaacttttatttattttttatctttaaatttatttgtttttatttttaatttgcattTGGATTTATATATTGTGCGTGTGTTGATGATGTGGGAGATTTTGGTACTTGCTGGTACAATAATTGATTTATAGAATTATATGTCTTTGGCCCaactctttcttttattccatGATTCCAATCTTATGTTGATAcaacaaattgtttttaattaggTTGTGCTATTATCATAGAGGTActagaaaatgagagaaaaagaaaagtctttTACATGgttgaattattaatattttcctCTTAAACAGTACCATCATTTTTTTCCCAATCTTTTCAATTTACAATTGTTTGACAGGATATTATCATTATTGTTCCCCATTAAAATTATACAAGACAGTAAACATTTCAAATGATAAATCCTATAAAGTTGAGAATCCAAAACCTTATGATTATTATGCATTATTTCCCTTAATTTTCATataatctttaaatttttttataatcatatCTCATACTGAGACCATGATgaaaacaattaatttattcTCATGTAAATTATTGGTAGTACaaatatgggtttttttttttttttggtatggaaaaaaaaagaaaagaaaagaaaagaaaagaaaagaaaagaaaatgaacatTGTGGGatcaaagaatttgacaacctCGGCCCACCTCATACTAAGCCCAAGACCCACGctgaggaggaagaaatggcCAAGGACAAAtaaagaaagcccaaatggcCCAGAAACTTCGCCGAGGACAATCCTATCCTCGGCCAACCTAGATCCTAGTAGGGAAGAATGGCTCGCCATCAACGACAGCCTCCCAAAGTGTcccaagaaaaaggacaagtactGTAGGACAACCACGGGAGCATGGTGTAGAAATAGTTCAAGGAAAAACTGTCACCttcgcattaatgaggaaatgatcCCTGAACAGTGCGATCTTGGTTGTTGCAACTCACTgaaggtttgggaaggtggctgatgggacaagcactcagtAGTGACTtgcatgatcaacagatggaggacCAAAATCGACTGGAGggggatatataatgtgagaaatcctccaggaaagaggggggggggggaaatgaGAATACGGTAGCAATTTGCATGATCTTAAAAACTTTTGTAACCTAACACtgaagaaataataagaacacTAAGTTCCTTGGATGAAATGCCCGAGTACAGAATTTCATACTTTAGTCCATATctttattattcaattcattcATAGTCTTGTCTAGTTGTTGTAATTTTGactaagacctagttcttaaatctactctctataaatttattgtattgggctagttgggcttgagTCCACTCATCTGGTAGCAGAAGTGCTCAATCctagtccctacaattggcgctgtctgtgaGAAGAACTTGTGTGCTAGTAAGGGCAACAATCAAGCATGGTAGGATCAGGCCCTTATCAAGCAGGCTCCCATCAGCCTGAACCGACTAGATCCCAACAACATGGTAACTTTCCTAACCCTGAGCGTGATCGAAATGAAGAGAATGGAAGGTTTCGAGAGGGAAGTGTGCACACCACTCAAACCAACAAAACCTATTCTTGTGTGGGCAGTCACGTGCTCCAGAGACAAAATAATAACCGAGCCATGCAACCAGAAGAAGTTAGGAGTCATGTATCCCAGAGATAGAACGATAagcaggccatgcagcgagagatagacgaTTTGAAGAGAAAGTTACGCCATGCACAATGAAGGCGATCTCATTCCAGGCCCGACATACCCTCCGATGATGAAAGTGACGATGACTATAGGCAAAGATCAAGAACTCCCCCAAGTGAGACCTTTTCTCACGAAGAAGAGCACTACCAAAGGTGTAAGCATAAAAGCCCATCTCCTAGGGGTTTAGGAAACAATGCCATTAGCAGGGCACTGGATCAACTCTCCAAATCATCTTTCACGCACCACATAGAAGGGGCTACACTTCCTCGATGATTCCAGCAGCCAACTTTCGCCATTTACAACGGCAAAACAGACCCCATAGAGCATATGAGCTAGTTCAACCAAAGGATGACTGTCCATTCTAAAAACGAGGcgctgatgtgcaagatttttccgtcTAACTTGGTACCAGTGGCAATGAGGAAGTTCAATGGCTTAAAGATGAATTCCATAGATTCTTATAGGTAGCTAACCCAAGCTTTTTGCTCCCATTTTGTCACAAACAACAGAGCTCCTCGGCCCTTGAGCGCTTTATTGTCGTTATCCATGCATGATGGAGAAACTCTAAAGGCCTACTTAGACAGATATTGTGAGATGTATAATGAAATGGATGACAATTTTGACGATGTCGCCATTAGTACCTTCAAAAATAGTCTCTCAGTAGGGCACGGCTTGAGGAAGTCTCTGACTAGCAAGCCTGccaccagtgtgcgccaactgatggaTCGGATCGATAAGTATAAACGAGTAGAGGAAGACCAGCTGCATggtaagagaaaagagaaggttatccctcaggagagaagggatttcaggtcgggcAGATATAACAGCAATCGCTCGAGGAGAGATTTCGTAGGGCAATTCGGAGTAACCAACACCTAGACTGTCAATACCGTATTCCGAGAACCAGTACATCGAGTGTTGGAGAAAATCAATAACGAGCCATACTTTAAGTGGCTGAATAAGATGGCGAGAGAGTCCACGAGGTGCAATCAGAACTTTTATTGTCAATACCACCAGGACTACGGACATACCACGGAGAACTGCAGGAACCACTAGAACTATCTAGACCAGCTAGTTCGAGAAGGAAAGCTAAAGCATCTTCTGCATCATCCTAGTGGTCATCAAAGCCAGACCCATCAGGAACTCAAGAGAGATACTGCCCTAAGGCCACTCGTAGGGACAATCAATGTAATCTTGGCTGCGCTAGGAAGAACAGGCACGCGCCCCTCGCGAGTGTTATCTGTGGCCCAGCGGCCTACCGATGAGTCCCAGCTAGAGTCGAAGAGGGCCAGAATCAGTTTTCACCCAACCTTGAGTTTTTCAGAAAAGGACAAGAGTGGAACCATCCAGCCCCATGACGATGCGCTGTTGATCACTCTCAGAATGTGGGACTACGATGTGAAAAGAGTGATGGTGGATGGTGGCAGTGGGGTTGAGGTTATGTACCCCGATCTCTACAAGGGGCTGAGGTTAAAACCGGAAGATTTGATGCCCTTTAACTCTCCTTTAATGAGCTTCGACGGGAAGCTTGTCATTCCAAAGGGCATGATCAGGCTACCCATCCAGACCGGCCCAAAGATAGTGAAGGTGAACTTTATCGTGGTGGACACCTACTCTCCCTATACAGCCATCGTCGGTAGGCCTTGGCTCCATACCTTAGGGGTTGTTGCTTCCTCATTGCATTAGAAGGTGAAATTCCCGTCAGGGGACCAAGTTCTCGAAATTCGAGGTTGCCAGTCCACGGCAAGGCAGTGCGTGGTGTCTGTCATCTCACACCGGCTCGATGCGGAGCCCTCGCCTCTGCTG
The DNA window shown above is from Quercus lobata isolate SW786 chromosome 7, ValleyOak3.0 Primary Assembly, whole genome shotgun sequence and carries:
- the LOC115952560 gene encoding nudix hydrolase 15, mitochondrial-like isoform X1 — translated: MQLQYFNQLPRVNEEIEKDCCGIGSDFGLFKSVEVKNDQSSCVNWRGRRATVFICLFEGQDGELRVILTKRSMKLSSHPGDVALPGGKVEEGDADDSTTALREAKEEIGLEPNLVQVVATLETFISQHLLKVVPVVGLLARKGDFKPSLNIDEVDAIFDVPLEMFLKEDNHRCEEMEWMGEKYNLHLFDFKSEQGVFLIWGLTVSILIHAASVIYQRSPFFKGHLPDFQQLQRSLHHILA
- the LOC115952560 gene encoding nudix hydrolase 15, mitochondrial-like isoform X2; protein product: MQLQYFNQLPRVNEEIEKDCCGIGSDFGLFKSVEVKNDQSSCVNWRGRRATVFICLFEGQDGELRVILTKRSMKLSSHPGDVALPGGKVEEGDADDSTTALREAKEEIGLEPNLVQVVATLETFISQHLLKVVPVVGLLARKGDFKPSLNIDEVDAIFDVPLEMFLKGEGKS